The Larus michahellis chromosome 9, bLarMic1.1, whole genome shotgun sequence genome contains the following window.
CTGCAGGATCCAGGTTCAAGGAGGGAGAAGGTTTGGTTCCGTTCTTCCATTCTGCTATGCCGCCTTCTGGGGAGCATGGACCTGGCTTCGGTTTGCAGGTAATGCAACGTCAGGATTACTATTTTGCTTATtcgaaaaataaaaaaaaaaaaaaaggatttttttaggAAACCTCAAGTTGCATTCTTTAACCTAATTCCTACTGCCAGGAGATTCAGTGACACCAGGTTTACCAATATTCCTCCTTGCAAAAAGATAATGGCCAAACATCCCAGCTTGTACTCACATAATTGATTGCCATTGCTGCAGTCACTTGGTACTCTCACAGCTACAGGAGTCCAAGTTGTGTCTTCGACTCCAACAGAGGTCAAGGTTTCCCTGCTAAACTATTGTGAGATGGCACTCAGACTGTCTCTGGGCTGTTATCTCAGAACAACAGTTCAGGAGATGCTTTTTGGCTGTGGAAGACTCCAGGTTCTGACTTTATCCTTCAGAAGCCTGGAGAAATTCATCTTAGTTCATCGTAGCCACGAAAGAAGATCTCAGAACGATGAGCCTGGGCTTTAAAAAGCCTTAGGTAGCTCCACATGGGCAGCACGCTCATACAGCTTTCACGCCAGGTCCTATTAAAATGCGCACTTGTGGGGAAAGAGCTATTGCTTAAGAGGAACGGCAAGAAGCTATTAATGTTTTCAGCCAGACCCTGTTTATTACAAGCTGGAGGTAAAATCATCACCTTTTTTGGATAACCCTCACCAGCTCTTCAGTTAATACCTCAAATGCTTTGCATTGCAGAAGCAACAGGTTTCAGTGTGGTAGATTTGCTTTATAGTAGCCACCATCAACTAGTTTGGATGGCAGTGATTCCAGCTGCAGGTATGCATTCTTCTGTTACACCACACTTACTGGTTTGCTCACAACTGAATCTGCTGGTCCTATTTCAGGCCACTTGGTGGACATCGGTGCGGGGAACAGCGAAGGATTCACCGCTGGTTCTATTGCCTTCTTGGTGCTcaatgcttttttaattattttaggtAAGTCTCAGTACCATACGTGATTGTTTGCTGACGGGTATTTGGGGTCAGATCATTAATCGCATTTGTGGTCACTCTGTGGTGGAGGCGCAGGAGTGAGGGAGTATCAGCTCGCTCTGCCACTCCGATTAAGCaagaactgaaatgttttgcCCACAGCCAGTAACAGAAGCTGAGTTGGGCTTAGAAGAAACAGTCATAAGGGAACGGaagaacatttcaaagaaaataaaaggttcaAATAAGGTGAAAGTGTTAGACGGACTGGGCCACTGGCATATCTCCACGGTCAccctccagcccagctgctgtaaatcagaaTCTTCTTGGCTGCCCGAGAAGTGTTTTCCATGTGAGCACAGTGTTCTGGCAGGTTAAGGTTTTGGCAGCTTGTGTCTTGAAAGCTGAGGGCTGAACAAACCATAGCTGTACCTCTCTGTTCCTCCATGAACAGGGAAGTCAGATCAAGGAGTGCTCAGTTTAATCAAATAAGATCAAGCTGATTCAGGAACTCTTCTGCTGTTTCATATAGACTTTTTTGGCCGTTCTCTGATGTGAATCCCtcttgtttctatttcttttcacAGCTTCCTCTTTTAACGTGGTGCTTCTCTGCATGACCCTTGCAATGGAGCTCTTGACcatctgttttctgctctttacGTTGGAGAGCCTCCCTTTGCCATTTGAAAGTGAGTTGTAGGTGAACTTGGTCCTCAAACCTCCACCCACAGGGTGCAGTGAGTGGGTGCCTGGTTGGGGAGCAAAGTTCTGCACAAGCTCAATATGTAAACGGCAAGCAGAAGAGTGTGTCATCTTTCTCTAGAAGACGTGTGTGTGTGCGAGCTACAGACGCTGAGCCTTTCAGCTCCTCGACTGGAAGAGGAAACCTTTCCTCATACCATCACAGGGTCCTTGAGCTTTCTAATATACATTTACGGGTGGCTGATACAGCTGAATCAAAGCAACCTTCTGAGGTTCTGCACACTCCTACTTTCTAGTAGTTGGTCAGTCAGCTAAGACTCAGGATGAACTAAAGGTGGCACTGGTGTGAATGGCTGTAGTTCTGTCTAAGCTTTGGCTTTGCAGTAAGTGAGAATTTTATTTGTAACTACATAGAGTGTCTTAGCGAGATGTTTGTAGAAGCTTTTccaccaggaaaaaagaaaaagcgcaTATGGCAAAAGATGCACAGGTAGGAAAGCCTGGAAATGCCCTGAATTTTTAGACCCACAAATATGCTGGACTGCAAATGCTGCATGACAGGAAAGGCAAAAGTAAGTTTGCAATGCTGGGAAGTCATGAGacatagaagaaaataaaactttgtcaTCGCCCTTCCTGCCTTTGACTctctctggtgtttttttttccagttgtggtGCTAATCATCTTCAGCATCATCTGCTTCTATGGAGCAACAGCATCACTTGCAAACTGCATGTTTGGGAAGGATCTCATGATGATGGGACCCCCTCTGTTCACAGTAAGAGATTGTTTGTATGATGGTGTAGATTCCCTGGTCAGGAGGGATATTCTGGGGTCTTTGGGCTTCCCTACGGGAGTTCAAATTTTCATTGAATCTCCTTCCTTTGAGTCCCTTAGTGCCATTTGAAATCCCAGTCCCATGGTCCTGTGGAATTagccatctccaatccaagaactGTTGACAGGCTGAAGTTTTAAAGGCCATCACACTGCGGGCAGGGAAATACGGAGTTAAAAGTTTCCTAAAGtggacagaaacagaaagagcTCCCTTCTCTATCTGTTAACTTTAAACTTTTTCTACCATCTTGTATGTCTGACCAAGGTGGTTCCACCTGGTTAGTCTGACAGCTCTAATACCTGCTGCagagaaacattttcattaaatcaGCATTTCTAACCATGGAGACTCATGACAATGTACTTGAAACTTGATCTCACTCAAGTTCCTCTGGCTTTAAGATTCCCTTGTAGTTTCCTTGGGTCATTTTGGAGAGCGGTTATTTCTTCAGGAAGCAATCCCTGTGCTGGGTGGGATTCATCTCCTGTAATTTTAGGCATCACCAGTTCAGATGTCTGCACCTGAGCTAGTCTCTTTGGCTTTCTTTATTACTGGGACAAAACCATCTCGCCCATTTTAGGTGAAGCATCCCTAGAAGTGCTGCCTCTGCCCTTTGACTACAAGGGAGCAGGGCACAGTGAGATGCCTGCATTTGGGCGGACTGAATCCTACCCTGTGTtccatttgtttgcttgttcccaaTGTCATAGATTTGTTGCCTCCTGTTTATTGCCAGGTTGAGAGCTCTAAGAAGGACACCGAAGACCCTCCGCCCTGCGTCTGCCCCAAGTCCCACTGTACGAGTGGCTTGAGGACCATTGCTGACTTGCTGAACACAGGGGCGGTATGCGGGGTCCCGACAGACACTGTGTATGCTTTGGCAGCCTCCTGCAAACACCCTGAAGCCATCGAGAAGGTCTACAGAATCAAGGTGTGAATACAAGGCGGTCGTCTTGTTACTTGGATCCTGCTTGCGTCCTAGAGAAGCAGAAATGGGAGCCCCTTGTTTCGACTTGTCCTAAGGCAACTTGGGTAGAGTTTATGAGCAGCCACACCAAAACACCATGGACCATTTTCTGAGCTGAGCAACCTGGGGTAAAGCACCCCCTGCGCCGGGTGTTGGGTACTGGGAATTAGACCAGCTCCATCTTGCTTCACTGGAGGGGCCAAGCATGAACCCAACCTGGAACAGCCCCGACGCTGGTCACAAGCGGGTCCAAACCTGTATTTGCCCTCTCTGTCTTGCGAAGTGCTGAATCAGAATCCCAGCTCTAAATTTCCCCAGACTTTTGGAGACATTCAGTGCTGGAATCAGACCCAAAGTTTGCACCTTCAATACAACTTTTGCAGCCTGGTCCCGTCTCTTCTCCATGAGGCAATTTCCTGGCTAGCCTGGAGAAATAAGCATAACAGACTATCTCAGCTGGCACTTAGTGTGAACATCAGCAACAAAGGCAGtcttttctgtcctgctttggTGCCAACGCTAACCTTCCCTGTCGATGAGATCACATAAACAGAATGTAAATACATGCCCAGTTCCTTAGTCATTTGGCCCCGCTGAAACTGATGTCAGTTGAGGACTGAAATGACACCGCTTTGTgagctctttttattttccctccctgTCACTGTTCGTTTTACAGCAAGCTTATTGCAAGGCACCGAAGAACTGAAGAAGTGGTTGTGAAGGTGTTGGTTTCCAGGGGGTTGGGGTCTCCTTCCCCTATCTTGCTGTGAATTGGTGGGTTTGACCTTGATTTATACCAGAATAAGCTAGAAGAAAATCAGGCCCGTGAGGTGTAAGATGTTAAAAGCAGCGATAACGAGCAGAGCATCGCCGTTCCTCCGTTGGGTGTGTATAAAGCAGGGAATTTGGATGTATCCCACCAGGATCCCAAGGGCAGACCActgttctctctctccttcacGTTGCACATGCAGATCTGAGCTGCGGCATCAGTCACAGCGTGCAGCCCCCTGCTGCGCTCAGCATTTTGTGCAGAGATGGCTTTTTGCCTGCTTGGAGCTTCTGGTCGCTTCTGGAAGCACACAAACTAGGATTCCAGTGGGCTTCGATCTTCTCAGCACAAACTTTCTCCCTTCATCTATTTTTTCACCTCCCTCTCTTCCTGGTTTTTGCAGGACAGGCCTCAGGAGAAGCCCATCTGCATCTTTATTTCAAACCTGGACCAGTTGCGAGCAGCTTCTCCGCCCATCAGCCCACTGCTTTGGGAATTCATGGAAAATGTTTACCCTGGTGGCATTGGCTGCATTATCCAGAAAGGAGAGTGGCTGAagaagttaggtgagatgaacaggacagcccttctctctctctttcatgttTTCAACACAGCAGGTCTGCAATCCACACGCCCTTTTGGATGTCAATGGGGAGAGATTCTGTTCATTCTAGCCTGAGAAATCATCTCTAGAACTCTTACATGCCTTGTTAAATGTTTAGCAGAGGGTGTTAATGAGCTGGAATGACTCATTAGCTGTGTGAGCCAGCACCATGACTTCTTTAACTCAGACTCGAAGGAAGGGAGGTTCATCAGCCTGGGAGAGTCACCTCTTTCAAGCCCGTAGATGTTAGTTAGGAATGAGCAACTCCTGGGTGGAGCATCAAAGACAGATGAGAGGTCCCCAGGGGGGACAGGGTTCCTATGGGCATCCCTTCTCCTTGCCTCTTCCTTCCTACCATATGGACACAGTGAAAACACTGTGAGCAGCAGTATGACTCACGCTCAAACCTGGCTCCTGGGAATCAATGAAAACATTAAAGACTGAAGAAACCGTAGGAGTTACGGATGCTTGACAGGCAGAGGTATGTGACAGAGGGTGGGAGGGCAGGCAATGATCACAGTTAGACTCTGTGATATCAGTAGATCCTATGTCCGTGAAGGCAGCTATGCTGATGTTCAGccattaatcttttccttttgcagttagTCCCAAAATCTTACAGCTGCTCTTGTGGATTTTTGATCAAGAAACTTCTCTGAAACTATACAAAGAGACTTGCAATTTTGTTTGGGGCGTGGAGCAGAGTCACTTGCAAAGAAAGCAGGAGATCTCCCTCTGATGCCATGCCAGGTATTGTGCCAGTCTTGCCTATGCCAACGTCCTCTGTCTGTCTTCCAAGGGGTTGGAGCAGGCTACAGCAGAGTGGGAACTCAAGACAGTATCATGATCCGAGTGCCTGACCTGACTGTCCTGGTGCACCTCATCGACATGACGGGGCCCTTGGCAATCACCTCTGCGAATCCCAGCGGAGAGGTTGACAGCACACACCACGACATGGTCATCTCGTGAGTAACCCCTTCACTGGCATTTCTATCGCGGTGCAAAACACCCGTCAGGCGGGTGGCCAGCGCGTTTGAGTGGTGTATAGATCACGACTTGATGCCCTGCGTTGAGGGGAACTTCGGCACAATGTAATATGAAGtactgtgtggttttgttgtggtttttttcccctacagacGTCTTGGCCATAAGCTGGAGGGTGTTCTCTGTGATGGAGAATCTGATGAGGTGGTGGCATCAACTGTGGTCAACTGCACGAAGATTGATGAAAGTGAGTGTAAGAACCACCCTTTCTATGTCAGCAATTGCATTTTCCTGGGATATTTCCATTCCTTTCAATAGTATCAATCTGGCAGCACAGTGTGCTCCAAGAGTAACTGTTCTTGAGTGCCTGGACATTTGCAAACATGTTGatgaagagaaacaaacaaaagatgtCCTTGGAGGACCTCTGTGTTGACAGAGAACAAGGCAGTGAGGAGAAACACGGTTGTGCAAGCAAGATCTGCCTTATAAGAGCAAAAATGCTTCAAGTGGGAGGGTGGATGCTTCTGAAAGGAAGGGTGTATTCTCCTTGTAGACCACCAGAATGAAGGTGTTACAGGAGCTCATCCACAATGACGTAACAGCACAAGCTGAGGCTGGATCTGGGTTGTCATTTGAGTAGGATTCTCTAGTGGAAAACTAAACTCTTGAACAAAGAGTGGGGTCAGTGTTGGTGGGTGTTTTTGCTTTATGACAAAGTTTCTGGTCCTCTTGCTACACAACTTTATTATTTGTCCTGAGCATTTGAATGGCTTTACTGATCCAGGACTTTCTTTTATATCCCCGTCCCTTTCTTTCACCCTTTGGGGACTACCCTAACTTTCTCATTCTTCCTTTGGGAAGGTGGCATCACCATCGTGAGAGAAGGCTGCATACCAGCCGTCAAGGTGATGCAGATATTTGAAAGCGTGAAGAACAGAGCTGTCTGAAACCAAAGGAAACTTTCCCTGACAAAAAGCCAGTGTCTGGTCTCACTAAAGGACATGAGGCGTCCCATGCCTCACTGGAGCAGATGGCCTGGTGAAAGCCATACCTTCTCTAATCAAGCACTTACCTCCTTGGGAAACAGCAGCACTTCCCCACCCAGCGTCTCTCCTGGGAGCTTTCTGCGGCTATTTATTGTTTATCTCCAGTAAGTGCCTGAAACCGCTGGGAGACCTGCCCACGGAGTGCCAGCAGGATCAGGAGCTGATGCTTTATTGCAGGAATTCCCAGAGCGCCCGTGTTTCCTAAATGCCTTGAACTGTGAACGTCGTGCCCGCTTGTATATCCCCTTCCACAACACTCAGATCTGTGTACTTTAAACTGCTAAAATCCACTAAATAAATCCTCATTTTGGAACGTAAGGAAAAGGCTTTGAGTTTCATTTGGTTTCCACCGAGCTATTCGTCCTCCAAAAATTGCAAGGCTCCATGGCTAAACACTAGAGGAAGGAATAAATATTGGAAGGCACAATCCTGACAGAGGGCTTACAGCAAGTAACTCATCCCCTGTCCTTCTCTGGCATCTTCACAGCCATTCCCTGCGTGACGTGGGTCCGTGGCCAAGCCGGGAGCTGGGAGGGTCGGGTGGCCCCTGGCCGCTCCGCCTCAGGAGCCGTCCCCGCGCTGGTCCCCGAGCACATGGACCTGAGTTACGCGGCGTGGAGGGCAGGGAGTTTTCTGCCAAGAGCAGAGAACAGAACTTTCCTCTCCCACAAAGCGAATAAGAGCCGGGGGGAGTCGGGGACGAGGGAAATTCACGCTTAATAAAGACAAAGCTCAACCAAGGAAACAATGAGTTAGGGCCCAAAGACAAGAGTCTGGCTTCAAAACACTGAGATGTGCATTGCAGATTTGGAGGgtttctgtaatgttttttccTGTACTGGAGGCAGTGTCCAAGTGGCAGGTCTCTGCCAGTTCCCTACAGttgttccttctcctccctcctgctctgggCAGGCAGACTGCTCCCTCGGCACGGCCAGAGCAccacctcccaccaccccccttcccttctcttcttcctcctcgttGTTTTGGAGCACCTTTCTGTCTTCCTCATGGACGTCTCCCTCAAGCCACATCCCCCCTCTGCACCTCCGGGCAggagctccctccctccccgctcgcCCGACGCTGCTCTGGGACCTGAGCAGCCAAACCGGGGAGATTTTGGGACTGGATTCCTCCCACGCTTCATTACTAACGTGTAAACAGTAACTCCAGTTTTAACCGTGCCCAGCTTGCTTTGGCGCTGGGCTTGTTGTCCATCTGCTCCTCCGCGAGGTGCAGCCTGCTATTTAGCTTGCACTCAGAAGTCGCCATAAATAGCAGCATTTACTCTGGCTCCGGGTGGCGGATGTTGTTTCATGCAAGCAGCTCCCCGAACTCCCCATTAAAAGCCCCTTGGCAGCTGCTCCTCGGGTCCCGACACAGGCTCCCCTTCACCCCGCAGCCCTCTGACCCGGCAAACCCACCCGCACCCTCCTCTCCCGGGCTGTCACCTCGCTCTCCGCTGGGGCACAGCCGGGTATTCCCAGCCTCCTGTGGTTTCCCAGCCTGTGCCAGCATCTGTAAGTGGCGTTAAGTCATGCTCTCCTCCCTGCACATACCCTACAGCAGCTAAACAAGCCTCCGCACACACTGGGCCCTTCTCTCGCGCACAAGCGCGTATTCTGCCTGCCCGAGGCACCGGCCAGGGCGGCACCTGTATGGCCAGTCCGTGTGTGGGGAGCCCCCGTTCCTCCCCGGAGGTCAAGCTCGGCTCCCTGCTCCCGCCGTCAGCGTGCAGCACGTCTCCGTAACCTCGGCAAAGTGCCGTCCCTCCTCCCTCGTGCCGGCCGGGCACCACAGGGGCCAGAGCAGAGCAAAcatctcctcctcatccccagctCCAGAGGTTGCTCGGGGCTTTCTGAGATGAAAAGCGTGCCCGGAGGGCTCTGCCTCGCTGCCCTCAGGCTTGGACTCGGGCAGGGAGCAGGATTTCTGTGCCACCCCTTCACCCCAGGGCAGAGTAACCCCCGATTTTTGGGCCAGGCATCTCCCTTCTCACCGTGGGCTCAACCACGGCCCCGTGTCCTCTCCAGGATGCGGTGCACCTCCCGGGACAGAGCAGCCTGCTCCGCTCTATCCGGCATAAGGAGAAAGCCAGCAGCATCCCATGGCCAGGGCGAGGTGGACCAGGGGAGGAGGAAACCACAGGAGACGGGGAAAATGGAAGATTACTGTGGGGTTTTCTGGGGGAGTTTTGAAATACCACCGTCCTCTCTGGCCCGGACCCAAAAAGGCACAGAACAGAGTCGTCAATAAGTCAGTGGAATAAATTCCTGCTGCTTCGTTGTGCCCGAGTTACCTGTAGTTCTTGTGCTCCTGGTGTATCTGCATCCCAGCTGCAGGCGCTGACACAGAACACGCAGCTCAAACGCACAGATAAATGAACTAGGGAACTATACGAGGCACACAAGGAGAGGAGGCCACCGCTAACACCGGGTTATTAGTGTCGTGCAAAGAGCTGTTAACCTCCTGCAAGCCCCAGTACAATAAAGCACTTATTCAATAAATGCATTTAAGTGCCAGCTGAGGTCCACCACCATCCAGCAGAGGCTCAGCTTTAAGCATGTGGTGAAGTCCCACAACACGGGACTTCTCTCATGTTTTAATACTTGAAAAACTACGAGACCTTTCCAAGcgaatgagggttttttttaatattggccATAAGCTGCTGGAACAACAGCAACGAAAAAGCAGGAGGTCTCTTCTTGATTGTCACCTCTGTGATGTGGGTCTGTGTGAGAGCATCTCCGTGTCGGTGGCCCAGGACATTCCAGCTCCAGGGAAGGATGTGGAGCTCCCCACCTGCCGTGGTCAGAGCACACACCAAACTTCCCAGGCTTTGGTAAATCAAGGCAAGTTTTGGCCCGGCTGGAGAAGTTCCCCATGGGGGCCGTGGGCTGCTGGGACATGGCACAGTGAGCACGTTGGTagcactgctgctgcctggcaggtaAATCAGGGTGGGATGTCTCAGCCCTCCAGGAAAGTGCTTAGAGATCATTGTGGTGATTGGAAAATCGGGGGTTAAAATAGAAACTTTTTAACAAGTTCAGagctatggaaaaaaatctacaatTTAAGTTATAAATGGAGCAAGACAAGAAAATTACAGGAACCTCTTGGCTTCAGAGGACGGCTTTGTTTCGGGGAGAACCATAAAAGCTATTTCCTTTGACAACGTGCTCGTGCAAAGAATTACCTACGGCAGAGCACAATGAAATCAACACACCGACTGTATTTACGGGCAGGGCGACAGCCAGGTAAGTAATGATAGGGACTGTTTTGTGTATTAATTGAGTTTTTATGGCTTACCgaataagaaagcaaacaaatggtATCGCAGAAAAACACTTACCATAGTCTGGGCTCCTTACCTTGGCACCCACTTCCTCATAACTGCTCTGCTGTCTCGTAAGAAATTACGGGAGACAGGTGATTGCACTGtacctgctctccagcagcaggTGGCATGATAAGAAGACAAAGGATGTTTTTGTTTAACACAATAAACTGCACAATCATTTTCATTTCCCCCCAGtttgtgctgggaaaaaaagatgcaCCTCTCTGCTTGAAACCAGGAAATAAACTAGATTCCTTAGGGCTGCTAAATAGAGTGGAATGTTTCCTTTACAAAACATATTTGGGTAAATCCCCATCAAATTATTACCATGACAAAGCCCTTTTGTTAAAATGCTGTGAATTACAGTATTCTGcaagaatattaattttttgcTGGTTTAGCTGAGATTTATCAGGCTTGTCCTCTTGACAAACAAACCTGTCCCATAACCTCCGGTGGTGTGGGTCAGAAATGCCCAATTGCGTGTGCAAGACCACAGGAATACAGGAACTGTAAAACCAATTGAAGATGTGTCTGGCTTGGGAGCTCATGCCCAGCAGATATCCTTGACAAACGCCgaagaaaaatccagattttcCAAGGTGGTCACCCATGTCTGCCTCCAAGAGGGTTTAATTTAATCATCTTCCCAATAGCAAGAGCTCTAAATTCTGAGCACGTGTGATGAGATTCTGCCCAATGCATTAGCACTGACCGTCGGATCTCCAGAGACCCTCCGTGATTTTGGTCTGTATGTCAGAaccctgtggggacaggctgagagagctgggggggttcagcctggagaagagaaggctccgcggagaccttccagcccctgccagtccctaaaggggctccaggaaagctggggagggactctggagcagggaggggagccatgggacgagcgGGAAGGggtttacactggaagaggggagatttagactagatataaggatgaaagtttttacactgagggtggtgagcccctggcccaggttgcccagagaagctgtggctgccccatccctggaggggttcaaggccaggttggacggggcttggagcaacctgggctggtgggaggtgtccctgcccagggcagggggtggaatgagatgatctttaatgtcccttcccacccaaaccattctatgattctgcgagtCATGATCAGGTTTCCATTCTGCCACTTTAGCCCAATATAAGACTGAATTCATCACTCGACTCTGAACAGTTATCGCGACAAGTTAACCTGGAAAATGGCTTAGTCACCAACCCCTACGTGAGTGAGCAGCACCATGTCGAGACTGCACAAACATTACAGGTCTCTGTGTCCCGTAAACTCAGCACAAGAAGGTCGGGAGCTGGAGCAACGTCTGCGTGGTCACATACCCACAATTCTTCCCGGGAACTGAAAGCAAAACTCCCCAGGTTTGGACCCTCCCTGCCAGCGTTTCTGCAAGGTTagagggaaacaaacaaacacacctcCCTTAGATCAACAACGGGAGCTTTCAATTCCTTTATTCAAGCTCTCTAAACACAGGATCCATTCATTAGGATTATTGCTAATATTCAATGCCTCTTGCCGTGTTTTCCATTACAGATGCTATATATTGCTGAAGGCTCATTTCCAAATGGGAACCAGCAATGGAAAGACCGGGCCTTTGGTTTCTGACAGAGCTAGGGGTAAAGGATGTACACCACGTCATATTTGTGCCTAAATCTCTTCTGTGGATGGAGTCCTTCATTTTGCCCCCTCTTCTCATCCTAGCGTTTGCTCAGGTGTGAGCTGAGCTCTAAAGGATGGGGCACCAGGCCTGGCAGAGCCGAGCAGCCCACTTGTGTGTGCAACCAAGTGGGAGAGGGACGGAGGTGTAGAGGCAGGGACGGGGGAGGAAGCCTTGGGCAAGGGGACAGAAAGCCATTCGTTTATTAAAAGAAACACTGGTGCAAAGTGTTGCTGCGAAACTGAATGTCTGCTCAAGGAAGAAAGTTGCACTAAACACCGGTGGTGGCGAAGGGCATCACATCTCTGTTCCAGGAGAGGTGCCGGAGCTTGGTGAAAGGAACACCAGGGCACGACCATCCGGCTCTCCATGGACAGGCACTTTCTGTGATGAAGAGACCAACCCCTGGAGGGTGACAGCACATGTGTGTGCGCCACCAAGTCTCCAACCCCTCCGCAGTGCCTCCTTTCTCAGGAAAGCAAGATTTGGTCAGTTCAGCTCGCTGGGGCTGACGCTTGTCCAGAGGT
Protein-coding sequences here:
- the LOC141749080 gene encoding threonylcarbamoyl-AMP synthase-like, whose protein sequence is MLKAAITSRASPFLRWDRPQEKPICIFISNLDQLRAASPPISPLLWEFMENVYPGGIGCIIQKGEWLKKLGVGAGYSRVGTQDSIMIRVPDLTVLVHLIDMTGPLAITSANPSGEVDSTHHDMVISRLGHKLEGVLCDGESDEVVASTVVNCTKIDESGITIVREGCIPAVKVMQIFESVKNRAV